AAGCGAGAGAATTCCTGAGTGCGATGGCAGTTGACAAAGAGGTGATTGATCATATAGAGCAGATTATCCGCCATATCTCATTCAAAGGGGGAAACCATGAGCAAACGTTTCATTCCCCGGAGCTAGACATTATCCAGGATGCCGACCGACTGGATGCGATGGGGGCGATTGGCATTGCCCGCACATTTAACTACGGTGGACACAAAGGCCGGGATATTTACGATCCTGCCATTCCTCCCAGCTTCAATATGACCAAAGAGGAGTATAAAAACAGTAACACCCCTACCCTCAACCATTTCTACGAAAAGCTTCTGCTACTCAAAGAGCGGATGAACACCCGAATGGGAAAAGAACTGGCTGAAGAGCGACACCGCTTTATGGAACTCTATCTGGAGCA
The Parabacteroides sp. FAFU027 DNA segment above includes these coding regions:
- a CDS encoding HD domain-containing protein, yielding MKITTTHQSMLKTSIIQQTIAYVQSELSTTEAGHNWWHIYRVWKLAQRIAQGEEADQFVVELGALLHDIADSKFHNGDEEIGSSKAREFLSAMAVDKEVIDHIEQIIRHISFKGGNHEQTFHSPELDIIQDADRLDAMGAIGIARTFNYGGHKGRDIYDPAIPPSFNMTKEEYKNSNTPTLNHFYEKLLLLKERMNTRMGKELAEERHRFMELYLEQFYKEWEGVL